The Desulfobaculum bizertense DSM 18034 genome includes a region encoding these proteins:
- a CDS encoding TIGR01777 family oxidoreductase: MRVVVTGGTGFIGRRLCIRLVERGFDVVVTSRNTKQVEQLFGQTVVAAHWDGRDADELAKILDDGRRPATLVNLLGENIGTGRWTEKKKRRIRDSRVKAGKAVQAAVENSSLGLKALVQGSAIGLYGADASLRDDQIIEDSAPGSGFLAQVCEDWEASVSRLATRGVRVAYARTGAVLGAGGGMLGAMLPAFRWCLGGPIGSGEQWLSWIHLRDEVEALTFLVERDEAEGAFNLCAPGAVCMEEFSKMLGAALRRPSWFRVPEWLLRLGAGEMAEEMLLASQRAWPERLLQCGFDFRYPELRDALCQVLGEQGLLRAQPA; the protein is encoded by the coding sequence ATGCGCGTAGTCGTCACAGGCGGCACGGGATTCATTGGTCGTCGGCTGTGTATTCGACTTGTTGAACGTGGTTTTGACGTTGTCGTGACGTCGAGAAATACCAAACAGGTTGAGCAGCTTTTTGGTCAGACAGTTGTTGCGGCCCACTGGGACGGCAGGGACGCTGACGAACTGGCAAAGATTTTGGATGATGGCAGGCGGCCTGCAACGCTGGTAAACCTGCTGGGTGAGAATATTGGGACTGGCCGCTGGACTGAAAAGAAAAAACGCCGGATTCGCGACAGTCGAGTCAAGGCGGGAAAAGCTGTTCAGGCGGCAGTGGAAAATTCCAGCCTTGGACTGAAAGCTTTGGTTCAGGGGTCTGCGATTGGCCTGTATGGGGCTGATGCGTCACTGCGCGATGACCAAATCATTGAGGACTCGGCGCCGGGATCTGGCTTTTTGGCGCAGGTCTGTGAAGACTGGGAAGCTTCTGTCTCCCGGCTTGCGACCCGTGGTGTTCGCGTTGCCTATGCCCGAACTGGCGCGGTGCTTGGCGCTGGTGGTGGAATGCTTGGAGCTATGCTCCCGGCCTTTCGCTGGTGTCTTGGTGGTCCCATAGGCTCTGGGGAGCAGTGGCTGTCATGGATTCATCTGCGTGACGAAGTCGAGGCGTTGACCTTTCTTGTGGAACGGGATGAAGCTGAGGGAGCTTTTAATCTGTGTGCTCCGGGGGCCGTGTGCATGGAAGAGTTTTCCAAAATGCTTGGTGCCGCACTCCGGCGTCCGTCATGGTTTCGGGTTCCAGAGTGGCTGTTGCGCCTTGGTGCTGGAGAGATGGCCGAAGAAATGCTTCTCGCCAGCCAGCGGGCCTGGCCTGAGAGGCTGTTACAGTGTGGGTTTGATTTCCGGTATCCTGAGCTTCGTGACGCGTTGTGTCAGGTTTTGGGGGAGCAGGGATTGCTGCGCGCACAGCCTGCATAG
- a CDS encoding sigma-54-dependent transcriptional regulator, whose protein sequence is MSNLVLVVDDEEGIRFSLRGILEDEGYDVIEAESGEEALALLETQTPSLMLLDIWLSGIDGLEVLDQSQIRIPDMPVVMISGHGNIETAVTAIKKGAFDFIEKPLSLEKVILSVNKACEFQSIQQENRALKERIESEQPHGLTGESSVISTLRRQIDQVAPTDAWVLITGENGTGKEIVARSIHQQSKRHNKPLVAVNCAAIPEELIESELFGHVKGAFTGADTAQAGKFELANKGTLFLDEIGDMSLKTQAKILRILQEQKFEQVGGRKTITVDVRVIAATNKDLPSEIKEGRFRQDLYYRLRVFPLEVPPLRTRSDDIPLLIDEFIANLTRKHGFRPMQFTDDAKAQLQRYPWPGNVRELKNFVERMLIMHGGNEVGPEDLPAEYLKATPDLSTGTEENGSVDMGIVDFKAARAEFEARFLQQKLEECNGNITRLAESIGLERSYLSRKLKSYGIQ, encoded by the coding sequence GTGAGTAATCTTGTGCTTGTTGTTGATGACGAAGAGGGCATTCGTTTTTCATTGCGCGGCATTTTGGAAGATGAAGGCTATGACGTCATTGAGGCGGAAAGTGGAGAAGAGGCGCTTGCGCTTTTGGAAACACAGACGCCGTCGCTTATGCTGCTCGACATCTGGCTTTCGGGTATTGATGGGCTGGAGGTCTTGGACCAGTCTCAGATCCGTATTCCAGACATGCCAGTGGTGATGATTTCTGGTCATGGCAATATTGAAACGGCTGTGACTGCAATCAAAAAAGGCGCATTTGATTTTATTGAAAAGCCGCTGTCTTTGGAAAAAGTTATCCTGAGCGTCAACAAGGCCTGTGAATTTCAGTCTATTCAGCAGGAAAACCGGGCACTCAAGGAGCGCATTGAGTCAGAACAGCCGCACGGGCTGACTGGCGAGTCCTCTGTGATTAGCACGCTTCGCCGCCAGATCGATCAGGTTGCCCCCACAGATGCGTGGGTGCTTATCACTGGTGAGAATGGCACAGGAAAGGAAATTGTGGCCCGGTCCATTCACCAGCAGAGTAAGCGGCACAACAAGCCGCTGGTTGCTGTGAACTGCGCCGCTATTCCTGAGGAGCTGATTGAGAGCGAACTGTTCGGCCATGTCAAAGGCGCGTTTACCGGCGCTGATACGGCTCAGGCGGGCAAGTTTGAGCTGGCAAACAAGGGCACGCTCTTCCTTGACGAAATCGGCGACATGAGTCTGAAAACACAGGCAAAGATTCTTCGTATTTTGCAGGAACAGAAGTTTGAGCAGGTGGGTGGCCGAAAGACCATCACTGTTGATGTGCGTGTGATTGCTGCAACAAACAAGGATTTGCCAAGCGAGATTAAGGAAGGGCGCTTTCGTCAGGACCTGTATTACAGGTTGCGCGTTTTTCCGCTGGAGGTGCCGCCGCTGCGGACCCGCTCAGACGACATCCCACTCCTGATTGATGAATTTATTGCCAACCTGACGCGGAAGCATGGCTTCCGGCCCATGCAGTTTACAGATGACGCAAAGGCCCAGCTCCAGCGTTATCCGTGGCCGGGCAATGTGCGAGAACTCAAGAATTTTGTTGAGCGTATGCTGATTATGCATGGCGGTAACGAAGTGGGACCAGAAGATTTGCCCGCGGAGTACCTCAAGGCCACGCCTGACCTGAGTACGGGAACCGAAGAAAACGGCTCTGTGGATATGGGGATTGTGGACTTTAAGGCTGCACGTGCCGAGTTTGAAGCCCGTTTCCTCCAGCAGAAGCTTGAGGAATGCAATGGGAACATTACCCGGCTTGCAGAGTCCATCGGGCTTGAACGCTCTTATCTTTCCCGGAAGCTCAAGTCCTACGGAATACAGTAG
- a CDS encoding polyphenol oxidase family protein: MDLNYIPFKFPGLDSVHCYFGTRMGGTEKGPFDNANISLEVGDNPDHVIGSRRKLQQDLGFETWQEVRQVHGPQMIFEPEPTRIDVEGSIEADGIATSEPGRALVIKTADCQPLLIAHASGKYVAALHVGWRGNSLHFPTTGVKAFCREYDLPPEEVFVVRGPSLGPAWSQFINFNDEFGKAFQEYFDPDTASVDLWQLTKDQLLAAGIRPGHIFRLDLCTYSLPEMFFSYRRDKTCGRMANLIWIEK; the protein is encoded by the coding sequence ATGGACTTGAACTACATCCCTTTCAAATTCCCTGGACTCGACTCCGTCCATTGCTATTTTGGCACCCGAATGGGTGGGACAGAAAAGGGTCCATTTGATAACGCCAACATCTCTCTCGAGGTCGGCGATAACCCGGATCACGTGATTGGAAGCCGCCGCAAGCTTCAACAAGATCTGGGTTTTGAAACGTGGCAGGAAGTGCGTCAGGTTCATGGTCCGCAGATGATCTTTGAACCGGAACCGACCCGCATTGACGTCGAAGGCAGCATTGAGGCCGACGGCATTGCGACCTCTGAGCCAGGCCGCGCGCTGGTCATCAAAACCGCAGACTGCCAGCCTCTGCTCATTGCCCACGCCAGCGGGAAATACGTTGCAGCCCTGCATGTCGGCTGGCGCGGAAACTCCCTGCATTTTCCGACAACAGGCGTCAAAGCCTTTTGCCGCGAGTATGACCTCCCGCCCGAAGAAGTCTTTGTTGTTCGAGGCCCAAGCCTTGGCCCTGCATGGAGCCAGTTCATCAACTTCAATGACGAATTCGGCAAGGCATTTCAGGAGTACTTTGACCCAGACACCGCCTCCGTGGACCTCTGGCAACTGACCAAAGACCAGCTTCTTGCAGCAGGTATCCGCCCCGGCCACATTTTTCGTCTGGACCTGTGCACCTACAGTCTGCCCGAAATGTTCTTCTCATACCGGCGAGACAAGACCTGCGGACGCATGGCAAACCTCATCTGGATTGAGAAATAG